A section of the Enterobacter sp. C2 genome encodes:
- a CDS encoding TerC family protein, with protein sequence MNSVGTPLLWGGFAVVVVIMLAIDLLLHGRRGTHTMTMKQAAGWSILWVTLSLLFNAAFWWYLASTEGRAVADPQALAFLTGYLIEKALAVDNVFVWLMLFSYFSIPPALQRRVLIYGVLGAIVLRTIMIFAGSWLISQFEWLLYVFGAFLLFTGVKMALAKEDEAGIGDKPMVRWLRGHLRMTDTIESEHFFVRRNGLLFATPLLLVLILVELSDVIFAVDSIPAIFAVTTDPFIVLTSNLFAILGLRAMYYLLAGVAERFAMLKYGLSVILVFIGIKMLIVDFYHIPIAISLGVVGGILAVTLLINAWVNHQNDKKQRLS encoded by the coding sequence ATGAATAGTGTCGGCACACCGCTCCTGTGGGGCGGATTCGCTGTAGTGGTTGTGATCATGCTGGCTATCGACCTTCTGCTTCATGGCCGTCGCGGCACCCATACCATGACCATGAAACAGGCGGCCGGCTGGTCGATCCTGTGGGTTACCCTCTCCCTGCTGTTTAACGCCGCTTTCTGGTGGTATCTGGCAAGCACCGAAGGACGGGCCGTGGCCGATCCGCAGGCGCTCGCCTTCCTCACTGGCTACCTGATCGAAAAAGCACTGGCGGTGGATAACGTCTTTGTCTGGCTGATGCTGTTCAGCTACTTCTCTATCCCCCCTGCTCTACAGCGTCGGGTACTGATCTACGGCGTACTGGGCGCGATTGTGCTGCGTACCATCATGATCTTCGCCGGTAGCTGGCTGATTTCGCAGTTCGAGTGGCTGCTCTACGTCTTCGGTGCGTTCCTGCTGTTTACCGGGGTCAAGATGGCGCTGGCGAAAGAGGACGAGGCCGGAATTGGCGATAAGCCGATGGTGCGCTGGCTGCGCGGCCATCTGCGCATGACCGATACCATTGAGAGCGAGCACTTCTTTGTGCGCCGCAACGGTCTGCTGTTCGCTACGCCGCTGCTGCTGGTGCTGATCCTTGTGGAGTTGAGCGACGTGATCTTTGCGGTGGACAGTATCCCGGCGATCTTCGCCGTCACCACTGACCCGTTTATCGTGCTGACCTCAAACCTGTTCGCGATCCTCGGTCTGCGTGCGATGTACTACCTGCTGGCGGGCGTGGCGGAGCGTTTTGCGATGCTGAAGTATGGCCTGTCGGTGATCCTGGTGTTTATCGGTATCAAGATGCTGATCGTCGATTTCTACCATATCCCGATCGCTATCTCGCTGGGTGTAGTGGGCGGTATCCTGGCGGTGACCCTGCTGATCAATGCCTGGGTTAACCATCAGAACGACAAGAAGCAGCGGCTCTCATAA
- the rlmG gene encoding 23S rRNA (guanine(1835)-N(2))-methyltransferase RlmG — MSHSDNGFRSLNLKRFPETDDVNPLQAWEAADEYLLQQLDETEISGPVLIFNDTFGALACALVEHTPFSIGDSYLSELATRENLRHNELDEGSVTFLDSTAAYPAAPGVVLIKIPKTLALLEQQLRALRQVVTPETRIIAGTKARDIHNSTLELFEKILGPTTTTLAWKKARLVNCTFNAPALNDVQETLSWTLDGTPWTIHNHANVFSRTGLDIGARFFLQHLPENLEGEIVDLGCGNGVIGLTLLEKNPEAQVVFVDESPMAVASSRLNVETNMPDAQDRCEFMINNALSGVEPYRFNAVFCNPPFHQKHALTDHIAWEMFHHARRCLKTNGELYIVANRHLDYFHKLKKIFGNCTTVATNSKFVVLKAVKLARRR, encoded by the coding sequence ATGAGCCATTCAGACAACGGTTTCCGTTCACTAAACTTAAAGCGTTTTCCGGAAACGGACGACGTCAACCCGCTGCAGGCGTGGGAAGCAGCCGATGAATATCTGCTGCAGCAGCTGGACGAAACCGAAATCAGCGGCCCGGTCCTGATTTTTAACGATACTTTTGGGGCGCTGGCCTGCGCGCTGGTGGAACATACGCCTTTCAGCATCGGCGACTCCTACTTAAGCGAGCTGGCGACCCGGGAGAACCTGCGTCACAACGAGCTGGATGAGGGCAGCGTCACCTTCCTCGACAGCACCGCCGCCTATCCGGCCGCGCCGGGCGTCGTGCTGATCAAGATCCCAAAAACCCTGGCCCTGCTGGAGCAGCAGCTGCGCGCCCTGCGTCAGGTCGTGACGCCAGAGACGCGGATTATCGCTGGCACCAAGGCCCGCGATATCCACAACTCGACGCTGGAGCTGTTCGAGAAGATCCTCGGCCCGACCACCACCACGCTGGCGTGGAAAAAAGCGCGGCTGGTGAACTGTACCTTTAACGCCCCGGCGTTAAACGATGTGCAAGAGACCCTGAGCTGGACGCTGGACGGTACGCCGTGGACTATCCATAACCACGCCAACGTCTTCTCCCGTACCGGGCTGGACATTGGCGCGCGCTTCTTCCTCCAGCACCTGCCGGAAAACCTGGAAGGGGAGATTGTCGATCTCGGCTGCGGTAACGGCGTGATTGGCCTGACCCTGCTGGAGAAGAACCCCGAGGCGCAGGTGGTGTTTGTTGATGAGTCGCCGATGGCGGTGGCCTCCAGCCGCCTGAACGTTGAGACCAACATGCCCGACGCGCAGGATCGCTGCGAGTTTATGATCAACAACGCGCTCTCCGGCGTAGAGCCATACCGCTTCAACGCGGTGTTCTGCAACCCGCCGTTCCACCAGAAGCACGCCCTGACGGATCATATCGCCTGGGAGATGTTCCACCACGCCCGCCGCTGCCTGAAAACCAATGGCGAGCTGTATATCGTGGCTAACCGTCACCTGGACTACTTCCATAAGCTGAAGAAGATCTTCGGCAACTGCACCACCGTCGCCACCAACAGTAAGTTTGTGGTGCTGAAGGCGGTGAAGCTGGCGCGCAGGCGCTGA
- a CDS encoding M48 family metallopeptidase, giving the protein MSNLLYLQGYPENLLAQVQSLIAQNRLGEVLEKRYPGQHSVTTDKALYGYIQDLKSEFLRNAPPINKVAYDNKIHVLKNALGLHTAVSRVQGGKLKAKAEIRIATVFRSAPEPFLRMIAVHELAHLKEKEHDKAFYQLCCYMEPQYHQLEFDTRLWLTHRSLSDFAQ; this is encoded by the coding sequence ATGAGCAATCTTCTCTATCTCCAGGGCTATCCGGAAAATCTACTGGCCCAGGTGCAGTCGCTCATTGCGCAAAATCGCCTTGGCGAGGTGCTGGAGAAGCGCTATCCGGGCCAGCACAGCGTCACCACCGACAAGGCGCTCTATGGCTATATCCAGGATCTCAAAAGCGAGTTTCTGCGCAACGCGCCGCCGATCAACAAGGTGGCCTATGACAACAAGATCCACGTCCTGAAGAACGCCCTCGGTCTGCATACCGCCGTCTCTCGGGTACAGGGCGGCAAGCTGAAGGCCAAGGCGGAGATCCGCATCGCCACCGTGTTTCGCAGCGCACCGGAGCCGTTCTTGCGCATGATCGCCGTCCACGAGCTCGCGCACCTGAAGGAGAAGGAGCACGACAAAGCCTTCTACCAGCTGTGCTGCTATATGGAGCCGCAGTACCACCAGCTGGAGTTCGATACCCGCCTGTGGCTGACGCACCGCTCCCTTAGCGATTTTGCGCAATAG
- the sstT gene encoding serine/threonine transporter SstT: MATQPSGLLRHIMQGSLVKQILVGLVLGILLAWISKPAAIAVGLLGTLFVGALKAVAPVLVLMLVMASIANHQHGQKTSIRPILFLYLLGTFSAALTAVVFSFLFPSTLHLVTGATEITPPSGIVEVLRGLLMSMVSNPVDALLNANYIGILVWAVGLGFALRHGNETTKNLLNDVSSAVTFMVQLVIRFAPVGIFGLVASTLATTGFDTLFGYAQLLVVLIGCMLLVALIINPLLVFWKIRRNPYPLVLMCLRESGVYAFFTRSSAANIPVNMALCKKLNLDRDTYSVSVPLGATINMAGAAITITVLTLAAVTTLGIPVDLPTALLLSVVASLCACGASGVAGGSLLLIPLACNMFGIPNDVAMQVVAVGFIIGVLQDSCETALNSSTDVLFTAAACMAEDERLAKNALRS, encoded by the coding sequence ATGGCGACACAACCGTCTGGCCTGCTCAGGCATATCATGCAGGGTAGCCTCGTAAAACAGATCCTTGTCGGGCTGGTACTCGGTATTCTGCTGGCGTGGATCTCCAAACCTGCGGCCATTGCCGTGGGGCTGCTTGGCACCCTCTTCGTTGGCGCGCTGAAGGCCGTCGCGCCGGTGCTGGTCCTGATGCTGGTTATGGCCTCTATTGCCAACCATCAGCACGGGCAGAAAACCAGTATCCGCCCTATTCTGTTTCTCTATCTGCTGGGCACCTTCTCCGCCGCGCTGACGGCGGTGGTGTTCAGCTTCCTGTTCCCTTCGACGCTGCATCTGGTTACCGGCGCGACAGAGATCACGCCGCCGTCAGGCATCGTTGAGGTATTACGCGGCCTGCTGATGAGCATGGTCTCTAATCCGGTCGATGCCCTGTTGAACGCCAACTACATTGGCATTCTGGTCTGGGCAGTGGGTCTGGGCTTCGCGCTGCGCCATGGTAACGAGACGACCAAAAATCTGCTGAATGATGTCTCCAGCGCGGTGACCTTTATGGTGCAGCTGGTGATCCGCTTTGCTCCTGTCGGTATCTTCGGCCTGGTTGCCTCGACCCTTGCCACTACCGGGTTTGACACCCTGTTTGGCTATGCCCAGCTGCTGGTGGTTCTGATCGGCTGCATGCTGCTGGTAGCGCTGATCATCAACCCGCTGCTGGTGTTCTGGAAGATCCGCCGTAACCCCTATCCGCTGGTGTTGATGTGCCTGCGCGAAAGCGGCGTCTACGCCTTCTTCACGCGCAGCTCGGCGGCTAATATCCCGGTTAACATGGCGCTGTGCAAAAAGCTAAATCTGGACCGCGACACCTACTCCGTCTCCGTGCCGTTGGGCGCGACCATCAATATGGCGGGTGCGGCCATCACTATCACGGTGTTGACTCTGGCGGCGGTGACAACTCTGGGCATTCCGGTGGATCTGCCTACGGCGCTGCTGCTGAGCGTAGTTGCCTCCCTGTGCGCCTGCGGTGCTTCCGGCGTGGCGGGTGGCTCGCTGCTGCTGATCCCGCTGGCCTGTAATATGTTTGGCATCCCGAACGATGTGGCCATGCAGGTAGTAGCGGTGGGCTTTATTATTGGCGTGCTGCAGGACTCCTGCGAGACGGCGCTGAACTCCTCCACCGACGTGCTCTTTACCGCCGCGGCCTGTATGGCGGAAGACGAGCGCCTGGCGAAAAACGCCCTGCGCAGTTAA
- a CDS encoding Gfo/Idh/MocA family oxidoreductase has protein sequence MIRFAVVGTNWITRQFVDAAHETGKLKLTGVYSRSLEQAEHFASDYPVEHLFTSLDALAQSESIDAVYIASPNSLHFPQTELFLRHKKHVICEKPLASNLQEVEAAIAVARENGVVLFEAFKTAALPNFQLVQQSLPKVGKLRKVFFNYCQYSSRYPRYLNGENPNTFNPAFSNGSIMDIGFYCLASAVALWGEPQSVQATASLLPSGVDGHGVAVLNYGDFSVTLQHSKVSDSSLASEIQGEDGALVIEHLSECQRVSFVPRGGKPQEITQPQHINTMLYEAERFAHLVDENAVNHAELEVSRITARLLTEIRRQTGVVFPADTTPATHLPA, from the coding sequence ATGATACGTTTCGCAGTCGTTGGCACCAACTGGATCACCCGCCAGTTCGTTGATGCCGCCCATGAGACCGGCAAGCTGAAGCTGACCGGCGTCTACTCCCGCAGCCTTGAGCAAGCCGAGCACTTTGCCAGCGATTATCCCGTTGAGCATCTCTTTACCTCGCTCGACGCCCTGGCCCAGAGTGAATCTATCGACGCGGTATATATCGCCAGCCCAAACTCGCTGCACTTCCCGCAAACCGAACTCTTTTTACGGCATAAGAAGCATGTGATCTGCGAGAAGCCGCTGGCCTCAAACTTACAGGAGGTCGAGGCGGCCATCGCGGTTGCGCGGGAAAACGGTGTAGTGCTGTTTGAAGCGTTTAAGACCGCCGCGCTGCCCAACTTCCAGCTGGTACAGCAGTCGCTGCCGAAGGTGGGCAAGCTGCGGAAGGTGTTCTTCAACTACTGCCAGTACTCCTCACGCTATCCGCGCTACCTCAACGGCGAGAACCCCAATACCTTCAATCCGGCCTTCTCTAACGGCTCGATCATGGATATTGGCTTCTACTGCCTGGCCTCAGCGGTGGCGCTGTGGGGCGAGCCGCAGAGCGTGCAGGCTACCGCCAGTCTGCTGCCCAGCGGCGTGGACGGCCACGGCGTAGCGGTGCTGAACTACGGTGACTTTAGCGTCACGTTGCAGCACTCCAAGGTCAGCGACTCCTCGTTGGCAAGCGAGATCCAGGGGGAAGATGGCGCGCTGGTGATTGAACATCTCTCCGAGTGCCAGCGCGTGTCGTTTGTGCCCCGGGGCGGTAAGCCGCAGGAGATCACCCAGCCGCAGCATATCAACACCATGCTCTATGAAGCGGAGCGGTTTGCCCACCTGGTGGATGAGAACGCCGTAAACCACGCAGAACTTGAGGTGAGCCGCATTACTGCCAGGCTGCTGACTGAGATCCGCCGCCAGACGGGCGTGGTGTTCCCGGCAGACACCACACCTGCCACTCACTTACCGGCGTAA